Within Patescibacteria group bacterium, the genomic segment ACTTCTTTCACGTACAACTTTAGCGCCAGTCAGCAATTTACTCATCTCTCTCTTAACCACGCCTGTTTTTACAAAATGTTGATTAAATAGAGCAATGATACCAGTATGCTTTGAACTATCGAGTCCTTTCGTTGCCAATAACGCCCTTGCTGCCGAAAAAATGCCATAATAAGAGCGTGAAGCAGAGTCTTTATACTTCCCATTATTGAAGAGTATTTCTGCAGACTCTATCTT encodes:
- a CDS encoding HEPN domain-containing protein codes for the protein MNYDLAKYRLEDGKEKIESAEILFNNGKYKDSASRSYYGIFSAARALLATKGLDSSKHTGIIALFNQHFVKTGVVKREMSKLLTGAKVVRERSDYADFVIISKEEAQEQINSAKSFVKEIENVLKNS